The following are encoded together in the Glycine max cultivar Williams 82 chromosome 8, Glycine_max_v4.0, whole genome shotgun sequence genome:
- the LOC100818483 gene encoding 6,7-dimethyl-8-ribityllumazine synthase, chloroplastic-like isoform 2 (isoform 2 is encoded by transcript variant 2) → MASFVSTHCILPSGVGFVHDQDRSCGRTNTLHLQNAPKSPSSLSFLLSVRASESRSDAVVVQSKGRSSFSQTAAVRHLTGSVTRAHGLRFAVVVARFNEIVTKPLLEGALGTFNNYSVQDEDIDVVWVPGSFEIGVVAERLGKSGKYDAIVCIGAVVRGDTTHYDAVANSAASGVLSASLNSGVPCIFGVLTCDDMDQALNRAGGKSGNKGAEAALTAIEMASLFEHHLK, encoded by the exons ATGGCTTCATTTGTTTCTACCCACTGTATCCTTCCTAGCGGGGTTGGATTTGTGCATGACCAAGATCGTTCTTGTGGTAGAACTAACACTTTGCATCTTCAAAATGCTCCTAAAAGCCCTAGCTCTCTCTCCTTTTTGCTCTCCGTGCGAG CTTCAGAAAGTAGATCAGATGCCGTTGTTGTTCAGAGCAAGGGTCGATCGTCTTTTTCTCAAACAGCTGCTGTGAGGCATCTTACAGGTTCTGTTACCAGAGCCCATGGACTTCGTTTTGCTGTG GTTGTTGCTAGATTTAATGAAATTGTTACCAAACCGCTCTTGGAAGGTGCTTTGGGTACTTTCAATAATTATTCAGTTCAAGATGAGGATATCGAT GTTGTGTGGGTACCTGGTAGTTTTGAAATTGGTGTTGTTGCAGAAAGGCTTGGAAAATCAGGCAAATATGATGCAATCGTATGCATAGGAGCTGTG GTACGAGGAGATACAACCCACTATGATGCAGTTGCTAATTCAGCAGCATCAGGAGTTCTTTCAGCCAGTCTAAACTCAG GTGTTCCATGCATATTTGGTGTCCTAACATGTGATGATATGGATCAG GCTCTAAATAGAGCTGGTGGAAAGTCTGGGAATAAGGGTGCTGAGGCTGCATTGACTGCT ATTGAGATGGCATCTTTGTTCGAGCACCATCTGAAGTAG
- the LOC100818483 gene encoding 6,7-dimethyl-8-ribityllumazine synthase, chloroplastic-like isoform 1 (isoform 1 is encoded by transcript variant 1), translating to MASFVSTHCILPSGVGFVHDQDRSCGRTNTLHLQNAPKSPSSLSFLLSVRESRSDAVVVQSKGRSSFSQTAAVRHLTGSVTRAHGLRFAVVVARFNEIVTKPLLEGALGTFNNYSVQDEDIDVVWVPGSFEIGVVAERLGKSGKYDAIVCIGAVVRGDTTHYDAVANSAASGVLSASLNSGVPCIFGVLTCDDMDQALNRAGGKSGNKGAEAALTAIEMASLFEHHLK from the exons ATGGCTTCATTTGTTTCTACCCACTGTATCCTTCCTAGCGGGGTTGGATTTGTGCATGACCAAGATCGTTCTTGTGGTAGAACTAACACTTTGCATCTTCAAAATGCTCCTAAAAGCCCTAGCTCTCTCTCCTTTTTGCTCTCCGTGCGAG AAAGTAGATCAGATGCCGTTGTTGTTCAGAGCAAGGGTCGATCGTCTTTTTCTCAAACAGCTGCTGTGAGGCATCTTACAGGTTCTGTTACCAGAGCCCATGGACTTCGTTTTGCTGTG GTTGTTGCTAGATTTAATGAAATTGTTACCAAACCGCTCTTGGAAGGTGCTTTGGGTACTTTCAATAATTATTCAGTTCAAGATGAGGATATCGAT GTTGTGTGGGTACCTGGTAGTTTTGAAATTGGTGTTGTTGCAGAAAGGCTTGGAAAATCAGGCAAATATGATGCAATCGTATGCATAGGAGCTGTG GTACGAGGAGATACAACCCACTATGATGCAGTTGCTAATTCAGCAGCATCAGGAGTTCTTTCAGCCAGTCTAAACTCAG GTGTTCCATGCATATTTGGTGTCCTAACATGTGATGATATGGATCAG GCTCTAAATAGAGCTGGTGGAAAGTCTGGGAATAAGGGTGCTGAGGCTGCATTGACTGCT ATTGAGATGGCATCTTTGTTCGAGCACCATCTGAAGTAG
- the LOC100778760 gene encoding uncharacterized protein, whose protein sequence is MTATADQCMHEFYQQPLMDGMAMDPSIEGLMDASMSSSSEGMIMLSPSNSHNNTTIGHHNLTPKGCAFKQIRRRSRASKSTPITLLKANTSNFRALVQQFTGCPTTTAMSLAIHKGPVTLNFQQGGSKQHIHHHHHTKITTRGAMPPFIGTISSNQNQVSVPLPKQHLMQEQQSGHFLPTSSGNSYRPINCMDDGLIFDNDFSLHELTVNAISNDIDDLFM, encoded by the coding sequence ATGACTGCCACAGCTGATCAATGCATGCATGAGTTTTATCAACAACCTCTCATGGATGGCATGGCTATGGATCCATCCATAGAAGGACTCATGGATGCATCCATGTCATCATCATCAGAGGGCATGATCATGTTGAGCCCAAGCAATTCACACAACAACACAACAATTGGCCACCACAATTTAACTCCAAAGGGTTGTGCATTCAAACAAATCCGAAGGAGATCTAGAGCTTCTAAGAGCACTCCAATTACCCTTCTCAAGGCCAACACCTCCAATTTCAGGGCATTGGTACAACAATTCACTGGGTGTCCCACCACAACAGCCATGTCACTTGCAATCCATAAGGGTCCCGTTACCTTAAATTTCCAACAAGGTGGTAGCAAACAACatattcatcatcatcaccacacaaaaataacaactagaGGAGCAATGCCACCGTTTATTGGCACCATAAGTTCTAACCAAAACCAAGTTTCTGTGCCACTTCCAAAGCAACACTTGATGCAAGAGCAGCAAAGTGGACACTTTCTTCCAACTTCGTCGGGTAACTCTTATAGGCCAATTAATTGCATGGATGATGGATTGATCTTTGATAATGATTTTAGTTTACATGAGCTAACCGTGAATGCCATCTCCAATGATATCGATGATTTATTTATGTGA